The genomic interval aggccctgggtggcaggaagcttggccccggtgatgtactgggccgtacgcactaccctctgcactACTCTGAAGACACACGGTCTTTTCGCCTCCTAAAAATAAGGCATGAGGGAATGAACCATTTTGAGGAGACAAGGTGAGGACACAAGGAGAATATTTGAGATTCGTCCACACTCAATAGCAACTTTTTTTTAGTTATATTATGCTGCCATCTAGCGGTCAGTTTAGAGTATAACAACAACATACCCATGACCATCTGTACATTATGCTCCTGCTTGGTTGAGTGCATTTTTCAGTACAATAGAATTATGGTTGTCCTATTAAATGAAAACAGTGTCATACATGTGGGGATACTAATCATCAATATAAAACACATTTCCCCCACTTTCATAGGACAAATATCCCTTTGCTGCTGGTCTTTAACAAATCGGCTGGTATTCTATCAAAGCGCATTCACACATATTCTGCAGTGTGCCatcacaaccgcattcattctaATTTAAGCGCCACCTTGCAACGGTCACACAACGCATGGATACATAATGCACCCAGTACATGTGTTGTCACACAATTCACAGCCTCTGTAACAACTTTCAAATGGTTTATTTCTCTTTTTCATGTATGAAGTTTCAAATGGTTCCCACAGCAGATGCAGCATGCAGAGACGGATAAGAAGAAAAGTCAAACCTAAGACtgaaaacgtttttttttgttgcctccACCCTTTACCACCCCGTAATAAAACACACCCCCTATACGGATCCCTTTTCTCCAACAGTGGACACATTTAGCACAAACCTAAAAAACAAACAAAGGGACCACTAATACTACCATGTTTATAACAAAtatctgttaaaaaaaaaatgaaatatacaaaaaataaaataaaacatctcGAATGGTTTCCCCCTGAAACAGAGCTGGTAGTCTACTCTGGGGCATAAGTGAAGCTTTGCTGGAATAGAAGTGACAGAGATATCCAAAAGATTATAGTTGTTTAAAATAACAGTTACATGTAGTGGAGTTACTTTTAGTCATTTCCATATTTATTCAACATTTACCAAATATTTTTTTTGGCAACATCCATATATGTCATTTTCATTTGTTATAATATATTAACATTAAGATTCATATGTAAACATAGAGATTTCCCAAAAAAATGGATCTACATGCAcacaaaagaagaagaaaaaaaaacctcCATGTCATGCAAGCACATCACAAGACTTCGGGGCCTTTTAAGATCAGATAAGAGCCGTCGTCGTGCAGCACGCCATTGAAGAAAACAGCGGTGCGAGGCGGGCGCATGCGGCACAGGATCACGCACTTGGAACACCCGCCCGTTGGTGCATTCAGTTGAGCAAAAAAGCAGAGCCACAAACTTAAAATACGTTTCAATTCCAATAAAATGTATAGATACAAATTAAACCTGTTCCgtcttgtcccctctctctgtgtaaaGAACGTTGGTAGCTTTATAATAAAATGCCCTTGTTGGTTGCAATCTTCTCAACAAAACTCAAGAAGAAAAAAATGATGTTCAGGAGGTAGGGAGGAAGAGGGACAGCCCACCTGTGACCTTGCACTATTACGTCAGCTCACGGCAAGAGTCCATACAATGTTTGAGAAACCGAATTAAAAGATGTTCATGAAATAGATGCAAATTACATTGTCAAGAAGGCAAAATGTGTACGTTGAAATCACCGCCTCTCATAAGCCTAACCAACTTAACATCCCTCAATGTTCTAACTATAGCCTACTTACTGTAAGTTACCTCAGCTCTGCCTGCAGTTAAGTTGTTACATGCAACCCAAAAAAAGCAAGATTTACCGTATCACAAGCATTTCAACAAAAAGCACTCATCTCTACTTCTATTTGATAGTCTGTAACCAATCCATAACTTAACATGGCTGACAAAGCAATAAATACAAAACACATTAACGAGAATATTCTAATGGCCTGTGATGTCGTACCATCCAGAATGAAGACGTGCTTTTTGTTGGAATAAGAGACTAAGGTGAAAATTATTCGCATAACCCAGCAGTGACTCAAAAAAGACTTGCCCTTGAAGTAAACCGTAAGCTTGTATGTGCAGAAATGTAAATATTATTTTCTCTACTCCACTGCATCTTCAAAGCAAGATGATAAGATGTCCCTGACAATATAAACATGTATAGTGCACAATCCCCCTTATTAAGAAAGCTGTCTTACACGATCTTAAAAATGTAGCTGCTCAAAATACTGAGTGAAAGAAGCAGGGAAAGCATTTGCCCTGAAAATGTTATTGGATCGTTTGAATCGTGCGGTATGCACATTGAAATAAGCAATTCTACCGAATGTTGATAGAAAACGATATATACCATTATATTCAACCGGTTTATTATATGTTCTGATTGGCACTTCATGCTCTATTTTTGTGTTGTGTTGAAATCAAGTACATCAAGTTACATCACAGCTAActacacccccccccaaaaaaaagccaagaccaaaataaatatttaaaaaatcccaACCGCCTCAAAATGAAAGAGAAACACACTAaccttcctccaccaaactgaaATACTCGCTCAATGATAAAAAGCTGTCCTTCAGGCTCTTAAAGTGTTACACCGGGTTATGGAGAGAATTCATGTTCAATAACACTTACAAATGGTTGGCTTTCAGAAGGCTCGGGTTGGAAAAAAAGGTGGCTTCACAGAGAAAAATACTTCCATTGAAAAATACACAGAGAGCGTTGCTGGATGACGCCTTGAGCAGATCCTCGGAAATGGAGAAGAAAGCGAAAAGGGATTTTTGAGGGGGCCCGTGAGGTCAGTCACACGTCCACAACCATCTTTTTGTGTATGTCTAATCCTCCCACCACCTAATGGAAGACAGAGGGGCAAGAAACTGTCACGGACGCAACAGACACCTTTGAATTTGAACAGAAGTGATGCACCGCGATCATAGGAATATGAGTGCAACATTTCAGATAAGTTCAGAGTTTTTTTTGCAGAAATCGTTGTTGGAGGATTTCCTTCCTGATCATTCCCTACTGGTTCCGGAAATCCTCCAAATGGGATTTCTCAAACTTGTGAACattttatggaaagtttttaGGAACTGTACAACCCTATCACAGAGTAAAACTTTGTTTCTTCGACTCACCGCACAAAACTCCTCAAAGGATATTCTCCCATCGCCATCTTTGTCTGCGTTGATGATGGTTTTGTCAACAATCTGCTGAAGCTGGGTGTCCTTTAAGTTGTTTCCCACCATCATCTTGAGGACCTGGAAGAGTTCTCCATTGGATATGTAGCCATCCTTGTCCATGTCATAGATCCTGAAGGCAACTATAGGACAAGGGGAAGATTGTGTCAGACCTCTTATTTGATGGTTTTCATTGCAGCGTCATTGGAATGATCTGCCAATATGCATATTTCGAGCGATTTTAACGGAAGAACGTCTGAACATCCAAGAAGGTGGATAATTTTTCATACAGAAAATCTAAAATCACAAACATTTGCTTTATGAGCTCAGCATCGGTGTATCAACAAAGGTGGGTCATCGTTTTTAAAAATGGGGGGGAACTTCACAGTGAAAGCAGTTGAGATTAGTCGGCACGATACTTACAGCGCAATTTCATCTCTTTATCACCTTTGACACTGAACTGGGAGACACCCTCAATGAATTCTGTAGAAGAATGTGAAGCCATTTTGAATCAACCAACAATTAAAAGGACAGTAACAAGGACATGAATACACATCGGATCGTTATTTCATTCCCTCAGTTGTATAAGAGCTAGAGGGTGCTTTCGAAGGAAAATGCCCAACGGCCCAAAACTGTTAAGGCATTTCCTGATTTAAGTTGCTCAGCATAACATCATATTGCAGGCTAACACTTCGTAGAAAAAAACATTATACATTTAAGCATTTGTGGTTGATGATTTAATTTCAAGGTGAAACAGCACTGGTCATTATCCACAAGGATAGCCTACACAAAGACACCAGACTAAACAGACAACAAAGGCTCTTTTGAAGTTATCATTTGAAAAAGGTGAATAACCCCATATATCAGTCTTACCTTTGAAGTCGACTTCCCCATTGCCATCTGTGTCAAATATATCGATAACTCGCTGTACAAGGGGATTCTGTTGGAGTTCCGGTAAGGACATAAACTCTTCCACGCTCA from Salvelinus alpinus chromosome 2, SLU_Salpinus.1, whole genome shotgun sequence carries:
- the LOC139568758 gene encoding calcineurin subunit B type 1, giving the protein MGNEASYPLEMCTHFDADEIKRLGKRFKKLDLDNSGSLSVEEFMSLPELQQNPLVQRVIDIFDTDGNGEVDFKEFIEGVSQFSVKGDKEMKLRFAFRIYDMDKDGYISNGELFQVLKMMVGNNLKDTQLQQIVDKTIINADKDGDGRISFEEFCAVVGGLDIHKKMVVDV